Genomic DNA from Leucobacter triazinivorans:
GGCCTGCTCGGCCCCGTCTTCGGCGGAATCGTGGCGTCGTTCGGGCTGCGCGCACCCTTCGTGTTCTACTTCGTCACCCTGCTCGCGGCGGCGGCGGTCGTCGCGGTCGCGCTGCGAGGCTCGAGGGCGGCGGCCCGCCCGAGCGGGCCCGACGCGACGGAGGACGACTCGATGACGCTTCGCGCGGCGCTCCGCATCCCCCATTTCCGGGCGCTGCTGCTCTCGGTCTTCGCCTTCGGCTGGGCATCGTTCGGGGTGCGCGTCTCGGTGATCCCGATCTTCGTCGCCGTGGCGTTCGGCGGCGACGCGGCGCTCGCGGCGTGGGTGCTCGCGGCCTACGCCGCCGGCAACGCCCTCTTGATCCTCCCATCGGGGCGGTGGAACGACACGGTGGGCCGCAAGCCGATGCTCGTGATCGGGTCGGCGGTGCTCGCCACCGGCTACCTCGCGCTTCCGGCCGCGCCGACCATTCCGGTGGTGCTCGCGGTGATGTTCGCCGCGGGACTGGGCTCGGCCCTCGTCAACCCCGGTCAGCAGGCGGTGCTGGCCGATGCGCTGGCGCAGCGTCGCGGCGGAGGTGTCGTCGCCGCGTACTCGATGACGAGCGACCTCGGCGGGGTGCTCGGCCCGCTGGTGGCGGGCGCGGTCGTCGACCTCGCCGGCTTCGGATGGGCCTTCGGCATCACGGCAGCGCTGCTCGCCGGAGCGATGCTGGCATGGCTGCTCCTGCCCGACTCCAAACGACTCGCCGCGAGCTGAGCCGCAGCGCGCCCCCGATCCCCGGCAGCGCCCCGCGGTTGCGCGCCGGCGAACGCGTTCACCCCTCCAGGTCGTCGACGCCCGGGAGCCAACTGAGACCGGGCTTGCCCCAGCCGTTCTTGCGCTGCGCCTTCTGGGCTCCGCGGTTCTCGGGATGCACCAGGCGGTCGACGTAGAGCAGCCCGCTCAGGTGGTCGAACTCGTGCTGCAGAATGCGCGCGAACCAGCCGCTCGCCTGCACCTCGAAGGGAGTGCCGTCGACGTCCTGAGCCCGCAGCAGTGCGCGCGGCGAACGCCGCAGGGCGAAGCGCTCTCCGGGGAACGACAGGCAGCCCTCGACCTCGTCCTCGCCCGGCAGGCCCGGATCGGGCGGGGCGATCCACAGCTCGGGATTGATCGCCGCCCCCTGGGCGGGCGCCTCGTCCTGATCCTCGTACATCCACACGAAGACGCGCTTGCCCACACCCACCTGGGGCGCCGCCAGCCCCACGCCGGGCGCGGCGACGGTGGTCTCGAACATGTCGTCCACGAGCGTGCGCAGCTCGGCGTCGAACTCGGTGACGGGGGCTGCGGGGCGGTGGAGCACCGGCTCGCCGCAGATCACGATGGGAAGCACTGCCATGGACTCCAGCCTACCGGTGAGCGTCTAGACTGAACGGGTCCACGCGGGTGAATGGAGTGCAACGTGTCGAACACGCCAGCGGATCAGATCGTCTGGATCGACTGCGAGATGACAGGTCTCGACGTCGATCGCGACGGCCTGTGCGAGATCGCCGTGATCGTGACCGACTTCGAGCTCGAGCCACTCGATCCCGGGTTCGAGATCGTCATCAATCCCGGGGCCGATGCGCTCGCGAACATGAACGATTTCGTGCGGGGCATGCACGAGAGCTCGGGCCTGCTCCCCCGCATCGAGAGCGGCGCCACCCTCGAGGCCGCGGAGTCACAGGTGCTGGAGTACTTGAGCCGCTTCGTCACCGCAGGCCGTCGGCCCCTCGTCGCCGGCAACACCATCGGCATGGATCGCCGCTTCATCGCGAAGTATCTGCCGCGCCTCGAGGAGCGGCTGCACTACCGAAGCATCGACGTCTCAACGATCAAGGAGCTGAGCCGGCGCTGGTACCCGGCCGCCTACTTCGGCGCGCCCGAGAAGCGGGGCGGACACCGCGCTCTCGCCGACATCGCGGAGTCGATCCAGGAACTCGCCTACTTCCGCGGGGCGGTGATGATCGACGGACCCGGGCCGGACAAGAACGCGGCTGCCGGGATCTCGCGGGCGACGAGCGAGCGCTACGCCCGGATCATCGACGGACCGGAGCCCGGCAACGAGTCCTGAGACTCACGGCTCGGGATCGTCCTCGCGCGACCAGGCGACGGCGATGAGTCTGCGCAGCACGTCGAGGTCGATCTGCTCGAGCCGCTTCACGTAGACGCAGCCGGCCCCCTCGGTGTAGGTGCCAAGCCGCGGCAGCAGCGCGGACCCCGCCGGGAGGTCCTTCAGACCGTAGAGCGAGAGCTGCGCTTTGCGCGGGGAGAACCCGGTCTTCGGCCACTCTCCGCGCGTGCGTGGATTCGCGGGCGAGACGTAGCGGTAGCTGCCGTATCCGACGATCGACGGCCCCCACATCCGCGGATCCTCCCCCGTCACCTCGCGGAAGATCTCGGCGAGCGCCAGACCGTCCTCCCGACGCTTCGCCGGGGTGACGCGCTCCAGGAACTCCCGCACATCTGCATCGGTCGGTCGCGTCTTGATCTCGTCGGCCATACCGCCATTCTCGCGCACTGAAGCCGCTCGGGGAAGCGCATCCGGCGGCGAGGCCGCGCGGGCCGGGGATGCAGGGTTCGGTGCCGTGGGATCTGCGCCGTTCCCGGGCAATGCGCGATGATCGCACGACACTCGTGCCATGATTGATGCGGCTGATCCTGCCGCACATCGCGTCGTCGCCGACGCGGCGCAGGCCGAGACATGGGAAGAGGGGCCGTGTTCAGACGCAGAGGCGCGACGAATCGGGGCAACGCGCTCTCAGTGCTCTTCGCAGCGATCGCGCTGGGCGTCATCGGCACCGGCTGGTTCCTGCTCATCCGATCCGAGCCGGCATCCTGGACCCACGTGATCGCGACGATCGCCGGAGTGGTGATCTGCGCGCCGTTCGCGATCCACGTCGGGCGCTCCGCCGGGTATCCCCTCGTCGGGGTCGGCGTCGTCATCCTCGCGATTCCACCGGTACCGGAGTCCGCCGTGCTCGGCGTCTCCGTCTGGGCCCTCGGCGTGGCGATCTCCCTGCTGGTCCTCCGCCGGAGCCCCCTGCACGCACTGAGCGTCACGGGAACGAGCATCGTGGGCGCGTTCGCCTTCGTCGCCGTGCACGGCGCGCTGTCGGCGCTCGGCGTCTGGCAGCTCCCCGCGTTCGTCGCGGCCGCCGCGGCCTACTACCTGCTCTTTCTGCTGGGCGAATGCGCGCGCCAGTGGCCCCGCTCCACCCCCGATCACGGCTTCAGCCTCTCGAGCATCAGCTTCCCCCGTGTCGCGCTCGTGGTCCTCGGCATCGGGGTCATCGCGACCCTGATGAACTACGTCAACTCCTCTCTCATCCCGTGGTTCGAGCACAATCCCGCGGCGAGCCGCAGATCCTTCGTCGTGCTGCTCACGG
This window encodes:
- a CDS encoding MFS transporter encodes the protein MRDSSRPRLPFEVWALVAGGFTVALGYGVVAPAIPQFALEFGVSNFAASAIVSAFALMRLVSAPLAGWTVGRLGERRTYSLGILIVAVSTGAAAFAADYAQFVVLRGAGGIGSTMFTVAATALLIKVSPPHARARVASLNAAGFLLGGLLGPVFGGIVASFGLRAPFVFYFVTLLAAAAVVAVALRGSRAAARPSGPDATEDDSMTLRAALRIPHFRALLLSVFAFGWASFGVRVSVIPIFVAVAFGGDAALAAWVLAAYAAGNALLILPSGRWNDTVGRKPMLVIGSAVLATGYLALPAAPTIPVVLAVMFAAGLGSALVNPGQQAVLADALAQRRGGGVVAAYSMTSDLGGVLGPLVAGAVVDLAGFGWAFGITAALLAGAMLAWLLLPDSKRLAAS
- the def gene encoding peptide deformylase — protein: MAVLPIVICGEPVLHRPAAPVTEFDAELRTLVDDMFETTVAAPGVGLAAPQVGVGKRVFVWMYEDQDEAPAQGAAINPELWIAPPDPGLPGEDEVEGCLSFPGERFALRRSPRALLRAQDVDGTPFEVQASGWFARILQHEFDHLSGLLYVDRLVHPENRGAQKAQRKNGWGKPGLSWLPGVDDLEG
- the orn gene encoding oligoribonuclease: MSNTPADQIVWIDCEMTGLDVDRDGLCEIAVIVTDFELEPLDPGFEIVINPGADALANMNDFVRGMHESSGLLPRIESGATLEAAESQVLEYLSRFVTAGRRPLVAGNTIGMDRRFIAKYLPRLEERLHYRSIDVSTIKELSRRWYPAAYFGAPEKRGGHRALADIAESIQELAYFRGAVMIDGPGPDKNAAAGISRATSERYARIIDGPEPGNES
- a CDS encoding DUF1801 domain-containing protein translates to MADEIKTRPTDADVREFLERVTPAKRREDGLALAEIFREVTGEDPRMWGPSIVGYGSYRYVSPANPRTRGEWPKTGFSPRKAQLSLYGLKDLPAGSALLPRLGTYTEGAGCVYVKRLEQIDLDVLRRLIAVAWSREDDPEP